A window from Klebsiella sp. RHBSTW-00484 encodes these proteins:
- the traI gene encoding TraI/MobA(P) family conjugative relaxase has product MIVKKVKNPQKAASKAVRVSRLTDYIREPERENSQEKCIHAGARGFITDEPQSQTAEMIALSQEAVRSKDTINHYVLSWREGEQPSPEQVEEAVSIFMDELGVKDHQAIYGLHADTDNLHLHLAINRVHPETLKVVKINNGFDIEAAHKAIARIENAQGWQREQNGRYQVLENGELGREHIDKDKPRQPAQPKRDMENRTGEKSAERIAIEDGAPIIKKAQTWEQLHRELAAKGMRYEKTGSGATLFVGDVGVKASSADRDASLSKLQKRLGAYQPPPQRQQVAQREPEPIKPDVPGWKDYITGRKAHYAEKNAAKLALDKRQEQERKQIAEQQKARRDELMRGNWKGKGEVLNAMRSVIAAEQAAEKAALKEKHQKQREQHRQQFRPYPDLEQWQRMQKSPELAEQWRHRASEPQRIEGASGEPPTPRDIRAYQPEIVGQQVHYSRKEEAGAGGGVSFVDKGKSIDIHDWRNRDSTLAALQLSAQKWDSFTVTGNDEYKAMCAKLAAEHGFKITNPELQERIQQERQRIQQERAQAMKSEQLKQFELYAEAVGAERYRVTSIKMQADGRKQTFILDKKDGITRGFTPQEIEQRTPEMLRLQRRGENLYYTPLSDKKHHILIDDMNREKLERLIRDGYRPAVVLESSPGNYQAIITVPKLGTAHDKDVGNRLSDALNREYGDPKLSGAIHPHRAPGYENRKPKHQREDGSYPEVRLLKAERRECVKALALSSQIDAEYQRQAALKAQQPERSKAKPALELAAASGSAIDAYQRHYRDVIKRQRGGEVDLSRVDSMIAVRMRVTGHDQAAIEGAIRQCAPATRQKDEGRDWNDYAQRTARYAYSAAGDRQAAELGKYRQQWEKLEGREPVRQQEQAKAQKIERDNSPGMSR; this is encoded by the coding sequence TTCTCGCCTAACCGACTACATCCGCGAGCCGGAGCGTGAGAACTCGCAGGAGAAGTGCATCCATGCCGGGGCGCGTGGATTCATCACCGATGAACCACAGAGCCAGACGGCAGAAATGATTGCCTTGTCACAAGAGGCAGTGCGAAGCAAGGACACGATCAATCACTATGTCCTGAGTTGGCGAGAAGGCGAGCAGCCCAGCCCGGAGCAGGTCGAAGAAGCGGTAAGCATTTTCATGGATGAGCTAGGTGTTAAAGACCATCAAGCCATCTATGGTTTGCACGCCGACACGGACAACTTGCACCTGCACCTTGCCATCAACCGCGTGCATCCTGAAACGCTCAAGGTGGTGAAGATCAATAACGGCTTCGACATTGAGGCAGCGCACAAGGCGATAGCACGAATCGAGAACGCACAAGGCTGGCAGCGTGAGCAGAACGGGCGTTATCAGGTGTTGGAGAATGGTGAGTTAGGCCGGGAGCACATCGACAAGGACAAGCCGCGCCAGCCAGCCCAGCCGAAGCGCGACATGGAAAACCGCACCGGGGAGAAATCCGCCGAACGCATCGCCATTGAAGACGGCGCACCGATCATCAAAAAGGCGCAGACGTGGGAGCAGTTGCACCGCGAGTTAGCAGCCAAGGGGATGCGCTACGAGAAAACAGGCAGCGGGGCGACGCTCTTTGTCGGTGATGTTGGCGTGAAGGCCAGCAGCGCAGACCGGGACGCGAGCCTATCCAAGTTACAAAAGCGACTCGGAGCTTACCAGCCGCCGCCGCAGCGTCAGCAGGTAGCACAGCGCGAGCCAGAGCCGATCAAGCCAGACGTGCCGGGATGGAAGGATTACATCACCGGGCGCAAGGCGCACTACGCGGAAAAGAACGCGGCCAAGCTGGCACTGGACAAGCGGCAGGAGCAGGAGCGCAAGCAGATTGCCGAGCAGCAGAAAGCCCGCCGCGATGAACTCATGCGCGGCAACTGGAAGGGTAAGGGCGAAGTGCTCAACGCCATGCGCAGCGTGATTGCCGCCGAGCAGGCCGCAGAGAAAGCAGCCTTGAAAGAGAAGCACCAGAAGCAGCGCGAGCAGCACCGGCAGCAGTTCCGGCCCTATCCCGACCTGGAGCAGTGGCAGCGGATGCAGAAAAGCCCGGAGCTTGCCGAGCAGTGGCGGCACCGCGCCAGCGAGCCGCAGCGCATCGAGGGCGCGAGCGGCGAGCCGCCGACGCCGCGAGACATCCGCGCCTATCAGCCTGAAATCGTGGGCCAGCAGGTGCATTACAGCCGGAAGGAAGAAGCGGGGGCGGGCGGGGGTGTGTCTTTCGTGGACAAGGGAAAAAGCATCGATATTCACGACTGGCGCAACCGGGACAGCACGCTTGCCGCCTTGCAGCTATCGGCGCAGAAGTGGGACAGCTTCACCGTAACCGGGAACGACGAATACAAGGCCATGTGCGCGAAGTTAGCAGCAGAGCACGGTTTCAAGATCACGAATCCTGAGCTTCAGGAGCGCATCCAGCAGGAGCGGCAGCGGATACAGCAGGAGAGGGCGCAGGCGATGAAATCGGAGCAGCTAAAGCAGTTTGAGCTGTACGCGGAAGCGGTAGGCGCGGAGCGCTACCGGGTAACGTCCATCAAGATGCAGGCAGACGGAAGGAAGCAAACCTTCATCCTCGACAAGAAGGACGGCATCACGCGGGGCTTCACGCCGCAGGAGATCGAGCAGCGCACGCCGGAGATGCTGCGCCTACAGCGCCGGGGCGAAAACCTCTACTACACGCCACTATCGGACAAGAAGCATCACATCCTCATCGACGACATGAACCGGGAAAAGCTGGAGCGGCTTATCCGTGACGGCTACCGGCCCGCCGTTGTGCTGGAATCAAGCCCCGGCAACTATCAGGCCATCATCACCGTGCCGAAGCTGGGGACGGCCCACGACAAGGACGTGGGCAACCGGCTGAGCGATGCCCTGAACCGTGAATACGGCGACCCGAAGCTATCGGGAGCCATCCACCCGCACCGCGCACCCGGCTACGAGAATCGCAAGCCCAAGCACCAGCGCGAGGACGGCAGCTATCCCGAAGTGCGCTTGCTCAAGGCCGAGCGCCGCGAGTGCGTCAAGGCGCTGGCCCTGTCCAGCCAGATCGACGCCGAGTATCAGCGTCAGGCCGCCTTGAAGGCGCAGCAGCCAGAACGCAGCAAAGCCAAGCCCGCCTTGGAGCTTGCAGCGGCCAGCGGCAGCGCGATCGACGCTTACCAGCGGCATTACCGCGACGTGATCAAGCGGCAGCGTGGCGGCGAGGTGGACTTGTCCCGCGTGGATTCCATGATTGCCGTGCGGATGCGCGTTACCGGCCACGATCAAGCCGCCATCGAGGGCGCTATCCGCCAGTGCGCCCCGGCCACCCGGCAGAAGGACGAGGGGCGCGACTGGAACGACTACGCGCAGCGCACCGCCCGCTATGCCTACAGCGCCGCAGGCGACCGGCAAGCCGCCGAGCTTGGGAAGTACCGCCAGCAGTGGGAGAAGCTGGAAGGGCGCGAGCCTGTACGCCAGCAGGAGCAGGCCAAGGCGCAGAAGATCGAGCGCGACAACTCACCCGGCATGAGTCGATAA
- a CDS encoding BrnT family toxin, translated as MELEWDADKAARNLKKHGVSFEDAELVFYDSGRVEAYDGREDYGEDRWATIGLAYSAVLYVVYTVRHEETIRLISARKANADERKQYREANS; from the coding sequence ATGGAACTTGAATGGGACGCCGATAAAGCGGCACGAAACCTGAAAAAGCACGGCGTTTCCTTCGAGGATGCCGAGCTTGTTTTTTACGACTCCGGGCGGGTTGAAGCCTACGACGGACGCGAGGACTACGGGGAAGATCGTTGGGCAACGATTGGGCTTGCCTACTCGGCTGTCCTGTATGTGGTCTACACCGTCCGACACGAGGAAACCATCCGCCTTATCTCTGCGAGGAAAGCAAATGCCGACGAAAGAAAGCAATATCGTGAAGCGAACTCTTGA
- a CDS encoding BrnA antitoxin family protein: MPTKESNIVKRTLDLKKPPQLSAEQKARLDAVASMPDEQIDYSDAPYLPDAVWMKAAEQLPHTKKQITLRIDAEVLEFFKHTGKRYQSRMNAVLRSYVEAHKAHAK; this comes from the coding sequence ATGCCGACGAAAGAAAGCAATATCGTGAAGCGAACTCTTGACCTCAAGAAGCCGCCACAGTTGAGCGCCGAGCAGAAGGCGCGACTGGATGCCGTGGCCTCGATGCCGGATGAGCAGATCGACTATAGCGATGCACCCTATCTGCCTGATGCTGTCTGGATGAAGGCAGCGGAGCAATTGCCCCACACCAAGAAGCAAATCACGCTGCGCATTGATGCCGAAGTGTTGGAGTTCTTCAAGCACACCGGCAAGCGTTATCAGTCGCGCATGAATGCTGTTTTGCGCTCCTACGTTGAGGCGCACAAGGCGCACGCGAAATGA
- a CDS encoding antitoxin MazE-like protein: protein MSGDDKQLELEALAAVGEMLLFDQARGNPEEAARILRCARLFARSEDAAQRLSELCNEAGSDATWRENIVEELQDREDLQAAEAAMEARRQAQLVAQADSADTALQTLMDEVAADTFGSLDEGYAAQAQAEAVKAWQGRQ from the coding sequence ATGAGCGGCGACGACAAGCAGCTTGAGCTTGAAGCCCTCGCGGCCGTGGGCGAAATGCTCTTGTTCGACCAAGCCAGAGGCAACCCGGAAGAAGCCGCCCGCATCCTGCGATGTGCGCGGCTTTTTGCTCGTTCAGAGGATGCCGCGCAGCGTCTCAGCGAGCTATGCAACGAGGCGGGCAGTGATGCGACTTGGCGCGAAAACATCGTGGAGGAACTGCAAGACCGAGAGGACTTGCAAGCCGCCGAGGCAGCGATGGAAGCCCGCCGACAGGCCCAACTTGTTGCGCAAGCGGATAGTGCCGACACGGCCTTGCAGACCCTAATGGACGAGGTAGCGGCGGACACCTTCGGCAGTCTCGATGAAGGATATGCGGCACAGGCGCAGGCCGAGGCCGTGAAGGCGTGGCAGGGCAGGCAGTGA
- a CDS encoding Mu transposase C-terminal domain-containing protein: MATDTPRIPEQGVATLPDEAWERARRRAEIISPLAQSETVGHEAADMAAQALGLSRRQVYVLIRRARQGSGLVTDLVPGQSGGGKGKGRLPEPVERVIHELLQKRFLTKQKRSLAAFHREVTQVCKAQKLRVPARNTVALRIASLDPRKVIRRREGQDAARDLQGVGGEPPAVTAPLEQVQIDHTVIDLIVVDDRDRQPIGRPYLTLAIDVFTRCVLGMVVTLEAPSAVSVGLCLVHVACDKRPWLEGLNVEMDWQMSGKPLLLYLDNAAEFKSEALRRGCEQHGIRLDYRPLGQPHYGGIVERIIGTAMQMIHDELPGTTFSNPDQRGDYDSENKAALTLRELERWLTLAVGTYHGSVHNGLLQPPAARWAEAVARVGVPAVVTRATSFLVDFLPILRRTLTRTGFVIDHIHYYADALKPWIARRERWPSFLIRRDPRDISRIWVLEPEGQHYLEIPYRTLSHPAVTLWEQRQALAKLRQQGREQVDESALFRMIGQMREIVTSAQKATRKARRDADRRQHLKTSARPDKPVPPDTDIADPQADNLPPAKPFDQIEEW; the protein is encoded by the coding sequence ATGGCGACGGACACCCCACGGATTCCAGAACAAGGCGTGGCCACTCTGCCTGATGAGGCTTGGGAGCGTGCGCGCCGTCGTGCGGAGATCATCAGTCCGTTGGCGCAGTCGGAGACGGTCGGGCACGAAGCGGCCGATATGGCGGCTCAGGCGCTGGGCTTGTCTCGGCGCCAGGTATACGTTCTGATCCGGCGTGCCCGGCAAGGCAGCGGCCTCGTGACGGATCTGGTGCCCGGCCAGTCCGGTGGAGGTAAAGGTAAGGGGCGCTTGCCGGAACCGGTCGAGCGCGTCATCCACGAGCTACTGCAAAAGCGGTTCCTGACCAAGCAGAAGCGCAGCCTAGCGGCCTTTCACCGCGAAGTCACTCAGGTGTGCAAGGCTCAAAAACTGCGAGTGCCGGCGCGCAATACCGTGGCCTTACGGATCGCTAGCCTTGACCCGCGCAAGGTCATCCGCCGGCGGGAAGGCCAGGATGCCGCTCGTGACCTACAAGGTGTGGGCGGCGAGCCTCCTGCCGTGACCGCGCCGCTGGAGCAGGTGCAGATAGACCATACGGTCATCGACCTGATCGTGGTCGATGACCGCGACCGGCAACCTATTGGCCGCCCGTACCTGACCCTCGCCATCGACGTGTTCACCCGCTGCGTGCTCGGCATGGTCGTCACGCTGGAAGCGCCGTCTGCCGTTTCGGTTGGCCTGTGCCTCGTGCATGTCGCCTGCGACAAGCGCCCTTGGCTGGAAGGACTGAACGTGGAAATGGATTGGCAGATGAGCGGCAAGCCCTTGCTGCTCTACCTAGACAACGCGGCCGAGTTCAAGAGCGAGGCCCTGCGCCGGGGTTGCGAGCAGCATGGCATCCGGCTGGACTATCGCCCGCTGGGACAGCCGCACTATGGCGGCATCGTGGAACGGATCATCGGCACGGCGATGCAGATGATTCACGACGAACTGCCGGGAACGACCTTCTCCAACCCTGACCAGCGCGGCGACTACGATTCCGAAAACAAGGCCGCCCTGACGCTGCGCGAGCTAGAGCGCTGGCTCACATTGGCGGTCGGCACCTACCACGGTTCGGTGCACAACGGCCTGCTCCAACCGCCGGCCGCGCGCTGGGCCGAGGCCGTGGCGCGTGTCGGCGTACCGGCCGTCGTCACACGCGCTACTTCGTTCCTGGTCGATTTTCTGCCGATCCTCCGGCGCACGCTGACCCGCACCGGCTTTGTCATCGACCACATCCACTACTACGCCGATGCGCTCAAGCCGTGGATTGCGCGGCGTGAACGCTGGCCGTCCTTTCTGATCCGGCGCGATCCGCGCGACATCAGCCGTATCTGGGTCCTGGAACCGGAGGGACAGCATTACCTGGAAATTCCCTACCGTACCTTGTCGCATCCGGCTGTCACCCTCTGGGAACAACGGCAGGCGCTGGCGAAACTGCGGCAGCAAGGGCGCGAACAGGTGGATGAGTCGGCGCTGTTCCGCATGATCGGCCAGATGCGTGAGATTGTGACCAGCGCGCAGAAGGCCACACGCAAGGCGCGGCGTGACGCGGATCGCCGCCAGCACCTCAAGACATCAGCTCGGCCGGACAAGCCCGTTCCGCCGGATACGGATATTGCCGACCCGCAGGCAGACAACTTGCCACCCGCCAAACCGTTCGACCAGATTGAGGAGTGGTAG
- a CDS encoding TniB family NTP-binding protein: protein MDEYPIIDLSHLLPAAQGLARLPADERIQRLRADRWIGYPRAVEALNRLEALYAWPNKQRMPNLLLVGPTNNGKSMIVEKFRRTHPASSDADQEHIPVLVVQMPSEPSVIRFYVALLAAMGAPLRPRPRLPEMEQLALALLRKVGVRMLVIDELHNVLAGNSVNRREFLNLLRFLGNELRIPLVGVGTRDAYLAIRSDDQLENRFEPMMLPVWEANDDCCSLLASFAASLPLRRPSPIATLDMARYLLTRSEGTIGELAHLLMAAAIVAVESGEEAINHRTLSISTTSRATKTSRSDCK, encoded by the coding sequence GTGGACGAATATCCCATCATCGACCTGTCCCACCTGCTGCCGGCGGCCCAGGGCTTGGCCCGTCTTCCGGCGGACGAGCGCATCCAGCGCCTTCGCGCCGACCGCTGGATCGGCTATCCGCGCGCAGTCGAGGCGCTGAACCGGCTGGAAGCCCTTTATGCGTGGCCAAACAAGCAACGCATGCCCAACCTGCTGCTGGTTGGCCCGACCAACAATGGCAAGTCGATGATCGTCGAGAAGTTCCGCCGCACCCACCCGGCCAGCTCCGACGCCGACCAGGAGCACATCCCGGTGTTGGTCGTGCAGATGCCGTCCGAGCCGTCCGTGATCCGCTTCTACGTCGCGCTGCTCGCCGCGATGGGCGCGCCGCTGCGCCCACGCCCACGGTTGCCGGAAATGGAGCAACTGGCTCTGGCACTGCTGCGCAAGGTCGGCGTGCGCATGCTGGTGATCGACGAGCTGCACAACGTGCTGGCCGGCAACAGCGTCAACCGCCGGGAATTCCTCAACCTGCTGCGCTTCCTCGGCAACGAACTGCGCATCCCGTTGGTTGGGGTAGGCACGCGCGACGCCTACCTAGCCATCCGCTCCGATGACCAGTTGGAAAATCGCTTCGAGCCGATGATGCTGCCGGTATGGGAGGCCAACGACGATTGCTGCTCACTGCTGGCCAGCTTCGCCGCTTCGCTCCCGCTGCGCCGGCCTTCCCCAATTGCCACGCTGGACATGGCTCGCTACCTGCTCACACGCAGCGAGGGCACCATAGGGGAACTGGCGCACTTGCTGATGGCGGCGGCCATCGTCGCCGTGGAGAGCGGCGAGGAAGCGATCAACCATCGCACACTCAGCATATCGACAACCTCTCGCGCAACCAAGACATCGCGGTCGGACTGCAAGTGA
- a CDS encoding GNAT family N-acetyltransferase, producing MDSEEPPNVRVACSGDIDEVVRLMHDAAAWMSAKGTPAWDVARIDRTFAETFVLRSELLVASCSDGIVGCCTLSAEDPEFWPDALKGEAAYLHKLAVRRTHAGRGVSSALIEACRHAARTQGCAKLRLDCHPNLRGLYERLGFTHVDTFNPGWDPTFIAERLELEI from the coding sequence ATGGACAGCGAGGAGCCTCCGAACGTTCGGGTCGCCTGCTCGGGTGATATCGACGAGGTTGTGCGGCTGATGCACGACGCTGCGGCGTGGATGTCCGCCAAGGGAACGCCCGCCTGGGACGTCGCGCGGATCGACCGGACATTCGCGGAGACCTTCGTCCTGAGATCCGAGCTCCTAGTCGCGAGTTGCAGCGACGGCATCGTCGGCTGTTGCACCTTGTCGGCCGAGGATCCCGAGTTCTGGCCCGACGCCCTCAAGGGGGAGGCCGCATATCTGCACAAGCTCGCGGTGCGACGGACACATGCGGGCCGGGGTGTCAGCTCCGCGCTGATCGAGGCTTGCCGCCATGCCGCGCGAACGCAGGGGTGCGCCAAGCTGCGGCTCGACTGCCACCCGAACCTGCGTGGCCTATACGAGCGGCTCGGATTCACCCACGTCGACACTTTCAATCCCGGCTGGGATCCAACCTTCATCGCAGAACGCCTAGAACTCGAAATCTAA
- the sul1 gene encoding sulfonamide-resistant dihydropteroate synthase Sul1 encodes MVTVFGILNLTEDSFFDESRRLDPAGAVTAAIEMLRVGSDVVDVGPAASHPDARPVSPADEIRRIAPLLDALSDQMHRVSIDSFQPETQRYALKRGVGYLNDIQGFPDPALYPDIAEADCRLVVMHSAQRDGIATRTGHLRPEDALDEIVRFFEARVSALRRSGVAADRLILDPGMGFFLSPAPETSLHVLSNLQKLKSALGLPLLVSVSRKSFLGATVGLPVKDLGPASLAAELHAIGNGADYVRTHAPGDLRSAITFSETLAKFRSRDARDRGLDHA; translated from the coding sequence ATGGTGACGGTGTTCGGCATTCTGAATCTCACCGAGGACTCCTTCTTCGATGAGAGCCGGCGGCTAGACCCCGCCGGCGCTGTCACCGCGGCGATCGAAATGCTGCGAGTCGGATCAGACGTCGTGGATGTCGGACCGGCCGCCAGCCATCCGGACGCGAGGCCTGTATCGCCGGCCGATGAGATCAGACGTATTGCGCCGCTCTTAGACGCCCTGTCCGATCAGATGCACCGTGTTTCAATCGACAGCTTCCAACCGGAAACCCAGCGCTATGCGCTCAAGCGCGGCGTGGGCTACCTGAACGATATCCAAGGATTTCCTGACCCTGCGCTCTATCCCGATATTGCTGAGGCGGACTGCAGGCTGGTGGTTATGCACTCAGCGCAGCGGGATGGCATCGCCACCCGCACCGGTCACCTTCGACCCGAAGACGCGCTCGACGAGATTGTGCGGTTCTTCGAGGCGCGGGTTTCCGCCTTGCGACGGAGCGGGGTCGCTGCCGACCGGCTCATCCTCGATCCGGGGATGGGATTTTTCTTGAGCCCCGCACCGGAAACATCGCTGCACGTGCTGTCGAACCTTCAAAAGCTGAAGTCGGCGTTGGGGCTTCCGCTATTGGTCTCGGTGTCGCGGAAATCCTTCTTGGGCGCCACCGTTGGCCTTCCTGTAAAGGATCTGGGTCCAGCGAGCCTTGCGGCGGAACTTCACGCGATCGGCAATGGCGCTGACTACGTCCGCACCCACGCGCCTGGAGATCTGCGAAGCGCAATCACCTTCTCGGAAACCCTCGCGAAATTTCGCAGTCGCGACGCCAGAGACCGAGGGTTAGATCATGCCTAG
- a CDS encoding quaternary ammonium compound efflux SMR transporter QacE delta 1 — protein MKGWLFLVIAIVGEVIATSALKSSEGFTKLAPSAVVIIGYGIAFYFLSLVLKSIPVGVAYAVWSGLGVVIITAIAWLLHGQKLDAWGFVGMGLIIAAFLLARSPSWKSLRRPTPW, from the coding sequence ATGAAAGGCTGGCTTTTTCTTGTTATCGCAATAGTTGGCGAAGTAATCGCAACATCCGCATTAAAATCTAGCGAGGGCTTTACTAAGCTTGCCCCTTCCGCCGTTGTCATAATCGGTTATGGCATCGCATTTTATTTTCTTTCTCTGGTTCTGAAATCCATCCCTGTCGGTGTTGCTTATGCAGTCTGGTCGGGACTCGGCGTCGTCATAATTACAGCCATTGCCTGGTTGCTTCATGGGCAAAAGCTTGATGCGTGGGGCTTTGTAGGTATGGGGCTCATAATTGCTGCCTTTTTGCTCGCCCGATCCCCATCGTGGAAGTCGCTGCGGAGGCCGACGCCATGGTGA
- the aadA1 gene encoding ANT(3'')-Ia family aminoglycoside nucleotidyltransferase AadA1, which yields MREAVIAEVSTQLSEVVGVIERHLEPTLLAVHLYGSAVDGGLKPHSDIDLLVTVTVRLDETTRRALINDLLETSASPGESEILRAVEVTIVVHDDIIPWRYPAKRELQFGEWQRNDILAGIFEPATIDIDLAILLTKAREHSVALVGPAAEELFDPVPEQDLFEALNETLTLWNSPPDWAGDERNVVLTLSRIWYSAVTGRIAPKDVAADWATERLPAQYQPVILEARQAYLGQEEDRLASRADQLEEFVHYVKGEITKVVGK from the coding sequence ATGAGGGAAGCGGTGATCGCCGAAGTATCGACTCAACTATCAGAGGTAGTTGGCGTCATCGAGCGCCATCTCGAACCGACGTTGCTGGCCGTACATTTGTACGGCTCCGCAGTGGATGGCGGCCTGAAGCCACACAGTGATATTGATTTGCTGGTTACGGTGACCGTAAGGCTTGATGAAACAACGCGGCGAGCTTTGATCAACGACCTTTTGGAAACTTCGGCTTCCCCTGGAGAGAGCGAGATTCTCCGCGCTGTAGAAGTCACCATTGTTGTGCACGACGACATCATTCCGTGGCGTTATCCAGCTAAGCGCGAACTGCAATTTGGAGAATGGCAGCGCAATGACATTCTTGCAGGTATCTTCGAGCCAGCCACGATCGACATTGATCTGGCTATCTTGCTGACAAAAGCAAGAGAACATAGCGTTGCCTTGGTAGGTCCAGCGGCGGAGGAACTCTTTGATCCGGTTCCTGAACAGGATCTATTTGAGGCGCTAAATGAAACCTTAACGCTATGGAACTCGCCGCCCGACTGGGCTGGCGATGAGCGAAATGTAGTGCTTACGTTGTCCCGCATTTGGTACAGCGCAGTAACCGGCAGAATCGCGCCGAAGGATGTCGCTGCCGACTGGGCAACGGAGCGCCTGCCGGCCCAGTATCAGCCCGTCATACTTGAAGCTAGACAGGCTTATCTTGGACAAGAAGAAGATCGCTTGGCCTCGCGCGCAGATCAGTTGGAAGAATTTGTTCACTACGTGAAAGGCGAGATCACCAAGGTAGTCGGCAAATAA
- the dfrA1 gene encoding trimethoprim-resistant dihydrofolate reductase DfrA1: MKLSLMVAISKNGVIGNGPDIPWSAKGEQLLFKAITYNQWLLVGRKTFESMGALPNRKYAVVTRSSFTSDNENVVIFPSIKDALTNLKKITDHVIVSGGGEIYKSLIDQVDTLHISTIDIEPEGDVYFPEIPSNFRPVFTQDFASNLNYSYQIWQKG, from the coding sequence GTGAAACTATCACTAATGGTAGCTATATCGAAGAATGGAGTTATCGGGAATGGCCCTGATATTCCATGGAGTGCCAAAGGTGAACAGCTCCTGTTTAAAGCTATTACCTATAACCAATGGCTGTTGGTTGGACGCAAGACTTTTGAATCAATGGGAGCATTACCCAACCGAAAGTATGCGGTCGTAACACGTTCAAGTTTTACATCTGACAATGAGAACGTAGTGATCTTTCCATCAATTAAAGATGCTTTAACCAACCTAAAGAAAATAACGGATCATGTCATTGTTTCAGGTGGTGGGGAGATATACAAAAGCCTGATCGATCAAGTAGATACACTACATATATCTACAATAGACATCGAGCCGGAAGGTGATGTTTACTTTCCTGAAATCCCCAGCAATTTTAGGCCAGTTTTTACCCAAGACTTCGCCTCTAACCTAAATTATAGTTACCAAATCTGGCAAAAGGGTTAA
- the intI1 gene encoding class 1 integron integrase IntI1 has protein sequence MKTATAPLPPLRSVKVLDQLRERIRYLHYSLRTEQAYVHWVRAFIRFHGVRHPATLGSSEVEAFLSWLANERKVSVSTHRQALAALLFFYGKVLCTDLPWLQEIGRPRPSRRLPVVLTPDEVVRILGFLEGEHRLFAQLLYGTGMRISEGLQLRVKDLDFDHGTIIVREGKGSKDRALMLPESLAPSLREQLSRARAWWLKDQAEGRSGVALPDALERKYPRAGHSWPWFWVFAQHTHSTDPRSGVVRRHHMYDQTFQRAFKRAVEQAGITKPATPHTLRHSFATALLRSGYDIRTVQDLLGHSDVSTTMIYTHVLKVGGAGVRSPLDALPPLTSER, from the coding sequence ATGAAAACCGCCACTGCGCCGTTACCACCGCTGCGTTCGGTCAAGGTTCTGGACCAGTTGCGTGAGCGCATACGCTACTTGCATTACAGCTTACGAACCGAACAGGCTTATGTCCACTGGGTTCGTGCCTTCATCCGTTTCCACGGTGTGCGTCACCCGGCAACCTTGGGCAGCAGCGAAGTCGAGGCATTTCTGTCCTGGCTGGCGAACGAGCGCAAGGTTTCGGTCTCCACGCATCGTCAGGCATTGGCGGCCTTGCTGTTCTTCTACGGCAAGGTGCTGTGCACGGATCTGCCCTGGCTTCAGGAGATCGGAAGACCTCGGCCGTCGCGGCGCTTGCCGGTGGTGCTGACCCCGGATGAAGTGGTTCGCATCCTCGGTTTTCTGGAAGGCGAGCATCGTTTGTTCGCCCAGCTTCTGTATGGAACGGGCATGCGGATCAGTGAGGGTTTGCAACTGCGGGTCAAGGATCTGGATTTCGATCACGGCACGATCATCGTGCGGGAGGGCAAGGGCTCCAAGGATCGGGCCTTGATGTTACCCGAGAGCTTGGCACCCAGCCTGCGCGAGCAGCTGTCGCGTGCACGGGCATGGTGGCTGAAGGACCAGGCCGAGGGCCGCAGCGGCGTTGCGCTTCCCGACGCCCTTGAGCGGAAGTATCCGCGCGCCGGGCATTCCTGGCCGTGGTTCTGGGTTTTTGCGCAGCACACGCATTCGACCGATCCACGGAGCGGTGTCGTGCGTCGCCATCACATGTATGACCAGACCTTTCAGCGCGCCTTCAAACGTGCCGTAGAACAAGCAGGCATCACGAAGCCCGCCACACCGCACACCCTCCGCCACTCGTTCGCGACGGCCTTGCTCCGCAGCGGTTACGACATTCGAACCGTGCAGGATCTGCTCGGCCATTCCGACGTCTCTACGACGATGATTTACACGCATGTGCTGAAAGTTGGCGGTGCCGGAGTGCGCTCACCGCTTGATGCGCTGCCGCCCCTCACTAGTGAGAGGTAG